In one window of Posidoniimonas corsicana DNA:
- a CDS encoding Gfo/Idh/MocA family protein, whose product MDPLSRRSFLSKTVTTAAVASAASIMPRVAGAAGPNDTLQVGVIGVGGKGRDHVKQLSQLPGVRVAALCDVDPARIANGQSMLDDAGVKAKHYQDMRELLDDPEIDAVSIATPNHWHALATIWACQRGKDVYVEKPVTHNLWEGKQIIDAARKHNRVVQVGTQNRSDTGFRAAIDYIREGALGEIQWMHGLWFKDRGSIGHVTGPQPIPAGLDYNLWTGPAPLEPLMRQNLHYDWHWDWDTGNADMGNLGAHQLDDCAHALDIASSPKRFLCLGGRFAREDDGQTPNMQAVCFEFDDAPPFLVEVRGLTESAGSRKLPNVRGVTAGNVIQCENGYFAGGRGGGAVYDNSGKLLKRFPGDGGAGHYANWVEAVRSRNNEGLRAELAVGVRSANLCHLANLAFRSGQPASVEEVKSRVGQRGDALETIDAIAAHLKANNVDLDRNRLTCSEWMEYDPQAMQLSGADATSNAIANALVKPGYREPFVVPEQV is encoded by the coding sequence ATGGATCCGCTTTCGCGTCGCTCGTTCCTCTCGAAGACTGTCACCACCGCCGCAGTGGCGTCCGCGGCGTCGATAATGCCGCGCGTCGCTGGCGCCGCCGGCCCGAACGACACGCTGCAGGTCGGCGTGATCGGCGTTGGCGGCAAGGGTCGCGACCACGTTAAGCAACTGTCGCAGCTTCCGGGCGTGCGCGTGGCCGCGCTGTGCGATGTCGACCCGGCCCGCATCGCCAACGGCCAGTCGATGCTGGACGACGCCGGCGTGAAGGCGAAGCACTACCAGGACATGCGCGAGCTGCTGGACGACCCCGAGATCGACGCGGTCTCGATCGCCACGCCCAACCACTGGCACGCGTTGGCGACCATCTGGGCCTGCCAGCGGGGCAAGGACGTGTACGTCGAGAAGCCGGTCACCCACAACCTGTGGGAGGGCAAGCAGATCATCGACGCCGCCCGCAAGCACAACCGGGTGGTGCAGGTGGGCACCCAGAACCGGTCGGACACCGGGTTCCGCGCCGCGATCGACTACATCCGCGAGGGCGCCCTCGGCGAGATCCAGTGGATGCACGGCCTGTGGTTCAAGGACCGCGGCTCGATCGGCCACGTCACCGGGCCCCAGCCAATCCCCGCGGGCCTGGACTACAACCTGTGGACCGGTCCGGCGCCGCTGGAGCCGCTGATGCGGCAGAACCTCCACTACGACTGGCACTGGGACTGGGACACCGGCAACGCCGACATGGGCAACCTGGGCGCGCACCAGCTCGACGACTGCGCGCACGCGTTGGATATCGCGTCCTCGCCCAAGCGGTTCCTCTGCCTGGGGGGCCGGTTTGCACGCGAGGACGACGGCCAGACGCCGAACATGCAGGCCGTCTGCTTTGAATTCGACGACGCGCCGCCGTTTCTCGTCGAGGTCCGCGGCCTGACCGAGAGCGCCGGCAGCAGGAAGCTACCCAACGTTCGCGGCGTCACCGCTGGGAATGTCATCCAGTGCGAGAACGGCTACTTCGCCGGCGGGCGGGGCGGCGGCGCTGTGTACGACAACAGCGGCAAGCTGCTCAAGAGGTTCCCGGGCGACGGCGGCGCGGGGCACTACGCCAATTGGGTCGAAGCGGTCCGGTCGCGCAACAATGAGGGCCTGCGGGCGGAACTCGCCGTCGGCGTCCGCTCGGCCAACCTCTGCCACCTGGCGAACCTGGCGTTCCGCAGCGGCCAGCCGGCCTCCGTTGAGGAGGTCAAGAGCCGTGTCGGTCAGCGCGGCGACGCGCTGGAGACCATCGACGCGATCGCCGCGCACCTCAAGGCGAACAACGTCGACCTGGACCGCAACCGGCTCACCTGCAGCGAGTGGATGGAGTACGACCCGCAGGCGATGCAGCTCTCGGGCGCCGACGCCACCAGCAACGCCATCGCCAACGCGCTGGTCAAGCCTGGCTACCGCGAGCCGTTCGTTGTGCCCGAGCAGGTGTAG
- a CDS encoding DUF6055 domain-containing protein yields MQRLRSPKLLANAAVAATLSIIAVTAAAADAGKELLIPSEGVMKVPDGNDYDNDDSDYSYSRMIEGDNVVIFWHKEYGADPLENPDSGKRFDVKKMLSECERFYDYYVNELKLVKKGESVSDRYKLVTYVYGGEGGTAFGGGMEDKIGALWTPAVRVNREPYGVLAHELGHSFQFLSSVDSGARPGGAVNEMSAQYMLWQVYPEWMTFENYHLVDFMKKTHYAFLHPTNMYHSPYVLEYWSNKHGKEFWGELCRSTKRGEDVVATYKRMNAVEQPAFNDEMFDACRRFITWDLDRVEEVAGRYANQHRCTLNEAGDGWYRITPQLCPQNYGYNGIRLEVPEKFGEVELQFQGLAGAEGFSQVKTDKAGWRYGFVAHLNDDRRVYSEVGRDADGRLAFETPEGTEHLWLVVMGAPTEHWPVSGGRGRRGRGRGDEPSGEEQWPYRVKLAGTTISADFIE; encoded by the coding sequence ATGCAGAGACTCCGATCCCCCAAGCTGCTGGCGAACGCCGCTGTGGCCGCCACGCTGTCGATTATCGCCGTCACTGCGGCGGCCGCGGACGCGGGCAAAGAACTCCTGATCCCCTCCGAGGGGGTGATGAAGGTCCCCGACGGCAACGACTACGACAATGACGACAGCGACTACAGCTACAGCCGCATGATCGAGGGCGACAACGTCGTGATCTTCTGGCACAAGGAGTACGGCGCCGACCCGCTCGAGAACCCCGACAGCGGCAAGCGGTTTGACGTCAAGAAGATGCTGAGCGAGTGCGAGCGGTTCTACGACTACTACGTCAACGAGCTGAAGCTCGTCAAGAAGGGTGAGTCGGTCAGCGACCGCTACAAGCTGGTCACCTACGTGTACGGCGGCGAGGGCGGCACCGCGTTCGGCGGCGGCATGGAGGACAAGATCGGCGCGCTGTGGACCCCCGCGGTGCGTGTCAACCGCGAGCCCTACGGCGTGCTGGCCCACGAGCTGGGCCACAGCTTCCAGTTCCTGTCGTCGGTCGATAGCGGCGCCCGCCCCGGGGGCGCGGTCAACGAGATGTCCGCGCAGTACATGCTGTGGCAGGTCTACCCAGAGTGGATGACGTTCGAGAACTATCACCTGGTCGACTTCATGAAGAAGACGCACTACGCGTTCCTTCACCCGACCAACATGTACCACTCGCCCTACGTGCTGGAGTACTGGTCCAACAAGCACGGCAAGGAGTTCTGGGGCGAGCTGTGCCGCTCGACTAAACGCGGCGAGGACGTGGTCGCCACGTACAAGCGGATGAACGCCGTTGAGCAGCCCGCCTTCAACGACGAGATGTTCGACGCCTGCCGGCGGTTCATCACCTGGGACCTCGACCGGGTCGAAGAGGTCGCCGGCCGCTACGCCAACCAGCACCGCTGCACGCTGAACGAAGCGGGCGACGGGTGGTACCGGATCACGCCCCAGCTCTGCCCACAGAACTACGGGTACAACGGCATCCGCCTGGAAGTCCCCGAGAAATTCGGTGAGGTGGAGCTGCAATTCCAGGGGCTGGCCGGCGCCGAGGGCTTCAGCCAGGTGAAGACCGACAAGGCTGGCTGGCGTTACGGCTTTGTGGCCCACCTGAATGACGACCGCCGCGTCTACAGCGAGGTCGGCCGCGACGCCGACGGCCGCCTTGCGTTCGAAACGCCCGAGGGGACCGAGCACCTGTGGCTGGTCGTGATGGGCGCGCCGACCGAGCACTGGCCGGTCAGCGGGGGCCGCGGCCGCCGGGGGCGGGGCAGGGGGGACGAGCCGTCCGGTGAAGAGCAGTGGCCCTACCGCGTGAAGCTCGCCGGGACAACGATCTCCGCAGACTTCATCGAGTAG
- the katG gene encoding catalase/peroxidase HPI, with amino-acid sequence MLFRSLLLTAAFTTQAAVATPPAGHAAEGAAGASKCPVTGAMQYFTALKNAAEGVEADGPESAPPEEYQDARQAPKTLDEWWPNRLDLRMLHQNAPSSNPLGADFNYAEEFAKLDLNELKADIEKCMTTSQDWWPADYGHYGPFFIRMAWHSAGTYRMADGRGGASDGTQRFAPLNSWPDNGNLDKARRLLWPVKQKYGQKISWADLMVFAGNCALESAGFETFGFAGGREDVWEPQQDVYWGPEKKWMSDDRYTVGEPLQKPLGATTMGLIYVNPEGPKGNPDPLAAAHAIRQTFGNMGMNDEETVALIAGGHTLGKTHGAASPKEYVGPEPEGAGIEEQGFGWRNKFGTGNAGDTITSGLEGAWTSTPAEWSQGYWENLFEYEWELTKSPAGAHQWTPKNGGGAGTVPDAHDPEKSHAPMMLTTDLSLKRDPGFRKISERFYKNPEEFNKAFAKAWYKLIHRDMGPHSRCLGPWVPEPQIWQDPIPEVDYKQVTDADVQSLKGKILASGLTVPELVQTAWASASTFRGSDMRGGANGARIRLAPQKDWEVNQPEQLARVLAKLEKIQQDFNGAQSGGKQVSLADVIVLAGCAAVEKAAEDAGHDVTVPFTPGRADTTQELTDVEGMAVLEPASDGFRNYTSGGDRRSLEEQLVDRAQLLTLSAPELTVLVGGMRALDANYEGAQHGVFTDEPGKLTNEFFVNLLDMGVVWSESDDEPGVYEGRDRESGELKWTGTRVDLVFGSNSQLRALAEAYASEDAGEKFVNDFVAAWAKVMNLDRFDLDRSDRTGSAPVAVNQR; translated from the coding sequence ATGTTGTTCCGATCACTGCTGCTCACGGCGGCGTTCACGACCCAGGCGGCCGTCGCAACGCCGCCCGCTGGGCACGCCGCCGAGGGCGCCGCGGGCGCCAGCAAGTGCCCGGTGACGGGCGCCATGCAATACTTCACCGCGCTGAAGAACGCGGCCGAGGGCGTCGAAGCCGACGGCCCCGAGTCGGCGCCGCCCGAGGAGTACCAGGACGCCCGACAGGCGCCCAAGACGCTTGACGAGTGGTGGCCCAACCGCCTGGACCTGCGGATGCTGCACCAGAACGCCCCGAGCAGCAACCCGTTGGGCGCCGACTTCAACTACGCCGAAGAGTTCGCCAAGCTCGACCTCAACGAGCTCAAGGCGGACATCGAGAAGTGCATGACCACCTCGCAGGACTGGTGGCCGGCCGACTACGGCCACTACGGCCCGTTCTTCATCCGCATGGCCTGGCACAGCGCCGGCACCTACCGCATGGCCGACGGCCGCGGCGGCGCCTCGGACGGCACGCAGCGGTTCGCGCCGCTCAACAGCTGGCCCGACAACGGCAACCTCGACAAGGCGCGGCGGCTGCTCTGGCCTGTGAAGCAGAAGTACGGCCAGAAGATCTCTTGGGCCGACCTGATGGTGTTCGCGGGCAACTGCGCGCTGGAGTCCGCCGGGTTTGAGACCTTCGGCTTCGCCGGCGGCCGCGAGGACGTCTGGGAACCCCAGCAGGACGTCTACTGGGGCCCCGAGAAGAAGTGGATGAGCGACGACCGCTACACCGTCGGCGAGCCGCTGCAGAAGCCTCTCGGCGCCACCACGATGGGCCTGATCTACGTCAACCCAGAAGGCCCCAAGGGCAACCCCGACCCGCTGGCCGCCGCCCACGCCATCCGCCAGACGTTTGGCAACATGGGCATGAACGACGAGGAGACGGTCGCGCTGATCGCCGGCGGCCACACGCTCGGCAAGACCCACGGCGCCGCGAGCCCCAAGGAGTACGTAGGTCCCGAGCCAGAAGGCGCCGGCATCGAGGAGCAGGGTTTCGGCTGGAGGAACAAGTTCGGTACCGGCAACGCCGGCGACACGATCACCAGCGGTCTGGAGGGCGCGTGGACGTCCACGCCGGCCGAGTGGTCGCAGGGCTACTGGGAGAACCTGTTTGAGTACGAGTGGGAGCTGACCAAGAGCCCGGCCGGCGCCCACCAATGGACCCCCAAGAACGGCGGCGGCGCCGGCACCGTGCCCGACGCGCACGACCCAGAGAAGTCGCACGCGCCGATGATGCTCACCACCGACCTGTCGCTGAAGCGTGACCCCGGGTTCCGCAAGATCTCCGAGCGGTTCTACAAGAACCCCGAGGAGTTTAACAAGGCGTTCGCCAAGGCGTGGTACAAGCTGATCCACCGCGACATGGGCCCGCACTCGCGGTGCCTGGGCCCGTGGGTCCCCGAGCCGCAGATCTGGCAGGACCCGATCCCCGAGGTCGACTACAAGCAGGTGACCGACGCCGACGTCCAGAGCCTCAAGGGCAAGATCCTGGCGTCCGGCTTGACGGTCCCCGAACTGGTCCAGACCGCCTGGGCGTCGGCCTCAACGTTCCGCGGGTCGGACATGCGGGGCGGCGCCAACGGCGCCCGCATCCGCCTCGCGCCGCAGAAGGACTGGGAGGTCAACCAGCCGGAGCAGCTGGCCCGCGTGCTCGCGAAGCTCGAGAAGATCCAGCAGGACTTTAACGGCGCGCAGTCCGGCGGCAAGCAGGTCTCGCTGGCGGACGTGATCGTGCTGGCCGGGTGCGCGGCGGTTGAGAAGGCCGCCGAGGACGCCGGTCACGACGTCACGGTCCCGTTCACCCCGGGCCGCGCCGACACCACACAGGAGCTGACCGACGTGGAGGGCATGGCGGTGCTCGAGCCGGCGTCCGACGGCTTCCGGAACTACACCAGCGGCGGCGACCGCCGCTCGCTGGAGGAGCAGCTGGTCGACCGCGCGCAGCTGCTGACGCTTTCCGCGCCGGAGCTGACCGTGCTGGTTGGCGGCATGCGGGCGCTGGACGCCAACTACGAGGGCGCCCAGCACGGTGTGTTCACCGACGAGCCGGGCAAGCTGACCAACGAATTCTTCGTCAACCTGCTCGACATGGGCGTGGTCTGGAGCGAGTCCGACGATGAGCCCGGCGTTTACGAGGGCCGCGACCGCGAGTCGGGCGAGCTGAAGTGGACCGGCACCCGGGTCGACCTGGTGTTCGGATCGAACTCGCAGCTGCGGGCCCTGGCCGAGGCCTACGCGTCGGAGGACGCCGGCGAGAAGTTCGTTAACGACTTTGTCGCCGCCTGGGCGAAGGTGATGAACCTCGACCGGTTCGACCTCGACCGCTCGGACCGCACCGGTTCGGCGCCGGTCGCGGTGAACCAGCGGTAA